From the genome of Vigna angularis cultivar LongXiaoDou No.4 chromosome 11, ASM1680809v1, whole genome shotgun sequence, one region includes:
- the LOC108333842 gene encoding C2 domain-containing protein At1g53590 isoform X3, translating to MQVLELGMNFRSADDMSAILAVKLRKRLGFGMWAKLHITGMHVEGKVLVGVKFLSTWPFLGRLRVCFVEPPYFQMTVKPIFTHGLDVTELPGIAGWLDKLLSIAFEQTLVEPNMLVVDVEKFVSPEQECWFSVDGMEPVAYAKVEVIEATDMKPSDLNGLADPYVKGHMGGYRFRTKIQRKTLAPKWHEEFKIPILTWESDNLLVIAVRDKDHFYDDILGDCSVNINGFRDGKRHDIWLQLENMKMGRLRLAITIIEANGKESMDFEVRKNSFGAHNTADNSSSSHVPPEKSQKVADNYEPIDIEGQKQTGVWVHHPGSEVSQRWEPRKGKSRRLDTEIHGEPNDLVGSGRSTESGSFNNDSSSSDNNPEEKHRLRSFRRGLHKIGSVFHRNKGEEPVQEDYLSPHDNIRSMNSKGMIGVKFVMDENISDFPTPKVQEERVSIEESGSETPAKGHAKDVAKSFLKQAGKSARGLKQVISCKPKKSKDESQALPERVNESDSSDDESTAVERISVVSEAMTPGSNDSPNSKVHVVQTVPSNTHEDNEVPMDVVNVKDDPLKACSPERRSSKEFVKSDELEHVQEENVSR from the exons GTATTAGTTGGGGTAAAGTTTCTCTCAACATGGCCTTTTCTTGGCCGTTTGCGTGTATGCTTTGTTGAACCTCCATATTTTCAAATGACTGTCAAACCTATTTTTACTCATGGGCTTGATGTGACTGAACTTCCAGGCATTGCTGGGTGGCta GATAAGTTGCTGTCTATTGCTTTTGAACAAACCCTTGTTGAG CCCAATATGCTGGTTGTTGatgttgagaaatttgtttcGCCAGAACAAG AATGTTGGTTCTCTGTGGATGGGATGGAGCCTGTTGCTTATGCAAAAGTAGAAGTTATTGAAGCAACTGACATGAAGCCATCTGATCTAAATG GATTAGCGGATCCTTATGTGAAAGGCCATATGGGTGGATACAGATTTAGGACAAAAATACAAAGGAAAACACTTGCTCCAAAATGGCATGAAGAATTTAAAATTCCCATCCTAACATGGGAGTCTGATAATCTACTGGTTATTGCAGTTCGTGACAAGGACCATTTCTATGATGATATCCTTGG GGATTGTTCTGTGAACATCAACGGCTTTAGGGATGGGAAAAGACATGATATATGGCTGCAACTTGAGAACATGAAAATGGGGAGACTGCGTTTGGCAATAACTATTATTGAAGCTAATGGAAAG GAAAGCATGGACTTTGAAGTACGAAAAAACTCATTCGGAGCACATAACACTGCTGATAATAGTTCCTCTTCACATGTTCCACCTGAAAAATCTCAGAAGGTGGCAGATAACTATGAGCCTATAGACATCGAAGGACAAAAGCAGACAGGAGTTTGGGTTCATCACCCAGGAAGTGAAGTTTCCCAAAGGTGGGAGCCTAGGAAAGGGAAAAGTCGGCGCCTTGATACTGAAATTCATGGAGAACCTAATGATTTAGTTGGCAGCGGTAGATCAACTGAATCTGGATCCTTTAACAATGACAGCAGCAGTTCTGATAACAATCCTGAAGAAAAGCACCGCCTGAGATCGTTTAGGAGGGGCCTGCACAAGATTGGTTCAGTATTCCACCGAAATAAAGGGGAGGAGCCTGTTCAAGAGGACTATCTATCTCCACATGATAACATTAGGTCAATGAATTCTAAGGGGATGATTGGTGTGAAGTTTGTCATGGATGAGAACATTTCTGACTTTCCAACTCCTAAGGTTCAAGAAGAAAGGGTATCAATTGAAGAGAGTGGTTCTGAAACCCCTGCAAAGGGACATGCGAAGGATGTGGCAAAGAGTTTTTTGAAACAAGCAGGAAAATCGGCTCGAGGCTTGAAACAAGTTATTTCTTGTAAACCAAAGAAATCTAAAGATGAGTCTCAAGCACTTCCAGAAAGGGTAAATGAATCTGATTCTTCAGATGATGAATCTACCGCAGTTGAAAGAATTTCAGTTGTTTCTGAGGCTATGACCCCAGGCAGCAATGATTCCCCCAATTCTAAGGTACATGTGGTTCAAACAGTTCCTTCTAACACTCATGAGGACAATGAAGTCCCAATGGATGTAGTTAATGTAAAAGATGACCCTTTAAAAGCATGTTCCCCTGAAAGAAGGTCAAGTAAAGAGTTTGTTAAATCTGATGAATTGGAGCATGTTCAAGAGGAAAATGTGAGCAGATAA